The proteins below come from a single Pichia kudriavzevii chromosome 2, complete sequence genomic window:
- a CDS encoding uncharacterized protein (PKUD0B07140; similar to Saccharomyces cerevisiae YGL063W (PUS2) and YPL212C (PUS1); ancestral locus Anc_6.226) — protein sequence MSNGALRSGRVIIHTQLPRNNVWPTVKKTRGRIVDENGNPVYADEQRLPKRKVAVMVGYCGTGYHGMQLNPPNKTIEGELFDAFVKAGAISRNNSNDLKKNGFMRAARTDKGVHAAGNVISLKMIIEDPEIVSKINNELPEQIRVWGLQRTNKAFDCRKMCSSRVYEYLMPTYSFLPPRPGSVLGKQIADASLEFKGEKRDDAEGEAFWSELMEKCSKEGVSKEDIEQVFEANRLGLDLNVPLENAASNFRRISREMRGKYRVSENRLQLVRDALNIYVGSHNFHNFTLGKSYKDPSAKRFMKSFKVSDPFLIEGTEWISIKIHGQSFMLHQIRKMIGMAALVIRTGCPLSRIQEAFGESKINIPKAPALGLLLEQPVYDSYNQRLKEFGHDELSFAKYEKEMDDFKHKYIYDKIFKEEQEEHVFSGFFSFIDAFNGVNENNGVPIFQFLTARGIVKPDNGDA from the exons AACACGTGG CCGGATTGTAGATGAAAACGGTAATCCAGTCTATGCGGACGAACAACGTCttccaaagagaaaagTTGCAGTCATGGTTGGATATTGCGGAACAGGGTATCATGGAATGCAATTGAATCCACCTAACAAGACCATTGAGGGGGAACTCTTTGATGCGTTTGTGAAGGCTGGTGCTATTTCTAGGAACAACTCCAAcgatttgaagaagaatggGTTTATGAGAGCTGCTCGTACCGACAAGGGTGTCCACGCTGCAGGTAATGTCATATCCCTAAAGATGATTATCGAGGACCCTGAAATTGTCAGCAAGATAAACAATGAATTGCCCGAACAAATCAGAGTCTGGGGATTACAAAGAACAAACAAGGCGTTTGATTGTAGAAAGATGTGTTCTTCAAGAGTTTACGAGTACCTCATGCCAACGTATTCCTTCTTACCGCCACGTCCAGGATCGGTTTTGGGCAAACAGATTGCCGACGCCAGTCTTGAATTCAAGGGCGAAAAGAGAGACGATGCCGAGGGAGAGGCATTTTGGAGTGAACTGATGGAGAAATGTTCTAAGGAAGGTGTTAGTAAAGAGGATATTGAACAGGTGTTTGAGGCTAACCGTTTAGGTTTGGACCTGAATGTTCCATTAGAGAATGCAGCAAGTAACTTCCGTCGGATCTCTAGAGAAATGAGAGGGAAGTACCGTGTCTCTGAGAACCGGTTGCAACTTGTTAGAGACGCCCTCAACATCTACGTTGGCTCTCACAACTTCCACAACTTTACCCTGGGCAAATCGTACAAGGATCCCAGCGCCAAGAGGTTTATGAAATCCTTCAAAGTCAGTGATCCATTTCTCATTGAGGGTACCGAATGGATCTCCATCAAGATCCACGGCCAGTCGTTCATGCTCCATCAGATCCGTAAGATGATTGGAATGGCTGCCCTAGTGATACGTACTGGGTGTCCATTGTCACGGATCCAAGAGGCTTTTGGAGAgtccaaaatcaacatccCAAAGGCACCGGCCTTGGGATTACTGCTTGAACAGCCCGTTTACGATTCGTATAACCAGCGGTTGAAGGAGTTTGGCCACGACGAGCTCTCCTTTGCCAAGTACGAGAAGGAGATGGACGACTTCAAACACAAGTACATCTACGACAAAATCTTCAAGGAGGAGCAAGAGGAACATGTCTTTTCAGGGTTCTTCTCCTTTATCGACGCATTCAACGGCGTCAACGAAAACAACGGCGTCCCCATCTTCCAATTCCTCACGGCAAGGGGTATTGTCAAACCAGACAATGGCGATGCTTAG
- a CDS encoding uncharacterized protein (PKUD0B07120; similar to Saccharomyces cerevisiae YDR035W (ARO3); ancestral locus Anc_3.268): MFIRNPNVGNRSQSEDWRISGYNPLTPPDLLQSEYPLSDVNKEVILQGRNEAVDILNGKDDRLLIVIGPCSIHDPAAALDYCDRLAKLREQLKGELHIIMRAYLEKPRTTVGWKGLINDPDIDGSFNINKGLRVSRELFVKLTEKLPIAGEMLDTISPQFLSDLFSLGAIGARTTESQLHRELASGLSFPVGFKNGTDGSMNVAIDAIRAASHPHHFLSVTKPGVVAIVGTEGNEDCFIILRGGRNGPNYNEEDVKAAQASLLKSGATKEGDARIMVDCSHGNSNKDHRNQPKVAAEIARQVSNGADFICGLMIESNIVEGRQDVPPLDQGGKDALKYGCSITDACISWEDTVSTLQGLADAVKARREKK, translated from the coding sequence atgTTTATTAGAAACCCCAACGTCGGCAACAGATCCCAGTCAGAAGACTGGCGTATCTCCGGTTACAACCCCCTTACCCCACCAGATCTCTTGCAGAGTGAATATCCACTTTCTGACGTTAACAAGGAAGTCATTTTACAGGGAAGGAACGAGGCTGTTGACATCTTGAACGGGAAGGACGACCGTCTCTTGATTGTCATTGGACCGTGCTCCATCCACGATCCAGCTGCCGCTTTAGACTACTGTGATCGTTTGGCCAAACTCAGAGAGCAACTAAAGGGTGAATTACACATCATCATGAGAGCGTACCTTGAAAAGCCTAGAACAACTGTTGGCTGGAAAGGTTTGATCAACGATCCTGATATTGATGGCTccttcaacatcaacaaaggTCTGCGTGTCTCGAGAGAATTATTTGTCAAGTTAACTGAAAAACTGCCAATTGCTGGTGAAATGTTGGACACAATTTCTCCACAATTCTTGTCCGATTTGTTCTCATTGGGTGCCATTGGTGCAAGAACTACCGAATCTCAGTTGCATAGAGAATTAGCATCTGGGTTATCCTTCCCCGTTGGCTTCAAAAATGGTACGGACGGTTCAATGAATGTGGCAATCGATGCAATCCGTGCTGCAAGTCATCCACATCATTTCCTCTCGGTTACAAAACCTGGTGTTGTTGCCATCGTCGGTACAGAGGGTAATGAGGACTGTTTCATTATTCTCAGAGGTGGTAGAAATGGTCCAAACTACAACGAGGAAGATGTTAAGGCTGCACAAGCatcattgttgaaatcagGTGCCACAAAGGAAGGAGATGCAAGAATCATGGTTGACTGCTCCCATGGTAACTCCAATAAGGATCATCGTAACCAACCAAAGGTTGCAGCTGAAATTGCACGTCAAGTTTCCAATGGAGCAGACTTCATTTGTGGTTTAATGATTGAATCTAACATCGTCGAGGGAAGACAGGATGTTCCTCCACTTGACCAAGGCGGAAAAGATGCCCTCAAATACGGATGCTCAATTACTGATGCATGTATCTCTTGGGAGGATACTGTTTCTACTTTACAGGGATTAGCTGATGCAGTCAAGGCgagaagagagaagaaataa
- a CDS encoding uncharacterized protein (PKUD0B07130; similar to Saccharomyces cerevisiae YBR041W (FAT1); ancestral locus Anc_3.243), translated as MALFQNLSVTPYRTIASYPFASAVPPLAELPPPSSNHPFAMWLLAVLVLLAVTLVVLKPAASRRLQSLNRRLRLSDDLYLVPLLKSFFNHYVVQSLITKRFSLWYEFESIVDHAPGSIALQFVRPIGSFRESGDAAFSVERLTYRELYNCILRMSFILKHEMGVEKGTRVSLIYMNKPLFVIIWFALWNIGAVPAFINYNLTKNPLLHCIKIVNSQILLIDDDCRENYESTRNEISREIPNLKTFIIEEKSTMAHLTNPSSKKFRQLDKIRDAGVQYWDPALLIYTSGTTGLPKSAVNSWRKVFMATHLFPRVMHIDRNSNIYTAMPIYHGTASILGVLPALFSGGTISIGLKFSVSSYWTQVKLANANSIQYVGEVCRYLVDSNETFNEREMYGKLKLAFGNGLRPDIWMKLKERFGIPAIGEFYASSEAPFATSCYEYDGHGVGAIRNNGWLVDKFLSLQYTLVKMDPNDDTTIYRNARGFCEEPGVNEKGEMLMRVLNPSNIKATFPGYVNDDHATYSKVVRDVFRKGDAYIRSDDLMRKDDFGCIYFVDRMGDTYRWKSENVSTTEVENELLHGVPHLKNCVVVGCRVPNHEGRAGYLLAQTVDDNRDIKDVQTREKLLQEISTTSQSRLPPYARPLFVTFHVISLNDSHKISKKVFRDPILPRGKEGNIDVYFWDPHSGKYMLLTEEKLNDIANGKIRV; from the coding sequence ATGGCACTATTTCAAAACCTGTCTGTAACTCCTTATCGAACCATTGCTTCTTACCCTTTTGCCAGTGCTGTTCCTCCGCTTGCTGAGTTGCCACCCCCTTCAAGTAACCATCCCTTCGCCATGTGGCTCCTTGCTGTCCTTGTCCTCCTTGCAGTCACCCTTGTTGTCCTCAAACCAGCGGCGTCCCGTCGCTTGCAGTCGCTCAACCGTAGACTCAGATTGTCTGACGACTTATACTTGGTCCCCCTACTGaaatccttcttcaaccacTACGTTGTCCAGTCACTGATCACAAAACGGTTCTCCCTCTGGTACGAGTTTGAGTCAATAGTCGATCATGCACCTGGAAGTATAGCGCTTCAGTTTGTGCGTCCAATTGGCTCCTTTAGAGAATCAGGCGACGCTGCATTCTCTGTGGAACGTCTCACATACAGGGAACTCTACAATTGCATTCTTCGCATGTCGTTTATTCTAAAACATGAAATGGGCGTGGAGAAAGGTACCCGTGTCTCGCTGATCTACATGAACAAGCCACTCTTTGTCATCATTTGGTTTGCATTGTGGAATATAGGCGCAGTTCCGGCCTTCATCAATTACAACTTGACTAAAAATCCACTCCTTCACTGCATCAAAATCGTCAATTCGCAAATCCTCCTCATTGATGACGATTGCAGGGAGAATTACgaatcaacaagaaacGAAATTTCCCGGGAAATTCCCAACCTTAAAACCTTCATAATTGAGGAGAAATCCACAATGGCCCATCTGACCAACCCATCGAGCAAAAAGTTTCGTCAATTGGACAAAATCCGTGATGCAGGTGTCCAATACTGGGATCCTGCTTTGCTAATCTACACCTCCGGTACTACGGGTCTACCCAAATCTGCCGTTAACTCTTGGAGGAAAGTCTTTATGGCTACCCATTTGTTCCCCCGGGTAATGCATATAGAcagaaattcaaatatatacaCGGCAATGCCAATATACCACGGTACTGCTTCTATTCTAGGTGTCCTCCCGGCACTTTTCTCCGGTGGTACCATCTCGATTGGCCTTAAATTCTCTGTTTCAAGTTATTGGACCCAAGTCAAGCTGGCAAATGCAAATTCTATTCAATACGTTGGCGAAGTTTGTCGGTATCTGGTAGATTCCAACGAAACCTTCAATGAACGAGAAATGTATGGCAAGCTAAAATTGGCATTTGGTAATGGATTGCGTCCCGATATATGGATGAAATTAAAGGAAAGATTTGGGATTCCTGCAATTGGTGAGTTCTATGCATCAAGTGAGGCTCCATTTGCAACTTCTTGTTACGAATACGACGGCCATGGAGTAGGTGCAATCAGAAACAACGGTTGGCTTGTCGACAAGTTTTTGTCCTTGCAATATACTCTTGTGAAAATGGACCCTAATGATGATACAACAATCTACAGAAATGCAAGAGGTTTCTGTGAGGAGCCTGGAGTTAACGAAAAGGGTGAAATGTTAATGCGGGTACTCAACCCTTCTAACATTAAGGCCACATTCCCCGGATATGTTAACGATGACCACGCAACATACTCGAAAGTTGTCCGTGATGTCTTTCGTAAAGGTGATGCCTATATCAGATCTGACGATTTGATGAGGAAAGACGATTTTGGGTGCATCTACTTTGTCGACAGAATGGGCGATACCTACAGATGGAAGTCGGAGAATGTTAGTACAACTGAAGTGGAAAACGAATTACTCCATGGAGTGCcccatttgaaaaactgtGTGGTTGTTGGCTGTAGAGTTCCAAACCATGAAGGTAGAGCAGGTTATCTTCTTGCGCAAACCGTTGATGACAACAGAGATATAAAGGATGTGCAAACTAGGGAGAAGCTCCTACAAGAGATATCGACAACCTCGCAGTCACGTTTGCCGCCATATGCACGCCCGCTTTTCGTCACGTTCCACGTCATCTCGTTGAACGATAGCCACAAGATCAGTAAGAAAGTCTTTAGAGACCCAATTCTTCCAAGAGGTAAGGAGGGGAACATTGACGTCTATTTCTGGGACCCCCACTCGGGGAAGTACATGCTTCTCACCGAGGAGAAACTCAATGACATCGCAAACGGGAAAATCCGTGTCTAG
- a CDS encoding uncharacterized protein (PKUD0B07110; similar to Saccharomyces cerevisiae YCL004W (PGS1); ancestral locus Anc_1.415) translates to MNRIAAFFAHGKRRFSSVKVDNGTLENYHSFNPLVRGTIQQLDSIAPRFALKKGDIEILNHPVTFYETLKEKILKAEKRIFLSSLYIGKHEDELVKVLDDALVKNPNIKLDILVDALRSTREAPHSDSTASLIAPLVEKHGKHRVNIRLYHTPHLHGWRESITPKRLNEIYGLQHMKIYGVDDEVILSGANLSRDYFTNRQDRYYLFKSKDLSNYYHGIQTAVSSLSYQLITSSRGFFLDWPTDNNASEPHLNVERFLSDSTRVLVPVLRTKKVETTTTNEDPDTLVYPVSSFAPLFKDDKSTELPCVLRMLSLLDHKGAKLTMTAGYFNIHPKIKERILRGQACSEIITASPEANSFYLSKGISGLLPDAYVYSCEKFMNEANSSAVKVLEWQNGVVNTPNGWSYHAKGLWVTPPGEDTPAMTVIGSSNYTRRAYSHDLECNALIITKDDTLRQQMKDEVDNLKKHTSELTMDDFKERRRVSPFTKVVANIVSPLL, encoded by the coding sequence ATGAATCGCATAGCAGCATTCTTTGCACACGGGAAACGGAGGTTTTCTAGCGTAAAGGTGGATAACGGCACCTTGGAGAATTATCACTCGTTCAATCCTCTTGTTAGAGGTACAATCCAGCAACTGGATTCAATTGCACCCAGATTTGCACTGAAGAAAGGtgatattgaaattttaaatcATCCAGTGACATTCTATGAAACATTAAAggagaagatattgaaagcAGAGAAGAGAATTTTCCTCTCGTCTCTGTACATTGGTAAGCATGAAGATGAACTCGTTAAAGTGTTAGATGATGCATTAGTGAAGAATCCAAACATTAAGTTAGATATATTAGTGGATGCACTAAGGTCGACCAGAGAGGCACCGCACAGTGACTCTACTGCGTCTCTTATTGCTCCATTGGTGGAGAAACATGGGAAGCATCGTGTCAATATTCGGCTGTATCATACACCACATTTACATGGATGGAGAGAGTCAATTACACCAAAAAGACTTAATGAAATTTATGGATTACAACACATGAAAATATACGGTGTAGATGATGAAGTCATACTTTCTGGAGCCAATTTATCGAGGGACTATTTTACAAATAGACAGGATAGGTACTATTTATTCAAATCTAAAGACTTGAGTAATTATTATCATGGTATCCAAACAGCCGTCTCGTCATTATCATACCAATTGATCACAAGTAGTAGAGGATTCTTCCTGGATTGGCCAACTGATAACAATGCATCAGAGCCACACTTGAATGTTGAGAGATTTCTCAGTGACTCCACACGTGTCCTGGTTCCTGTGTTAAGAACAAAGAAGGTCGAGACCACGACAACTAACGAAGATCCAGACACTTTAGTTTACCctgtttcttcatttgcACCACTATTTAAAGATGACAAGTCTACGGAACTCCCTTGCGTTTTGAGGATGCTCTCATTACTTGATCACAAGGGCGCCAAATTAACAATGACAGCTGGATACTTCAATATCCACCCTAAGATTAAAGAGAGAATCTTACGGGGACAAGCATGCAGTGAAATAATCACGGCATCTCCAGAAGCCAATTCATTCTATTTGTCAAAAGGTATTAGTGGATTGTTGCCAGATGCTTATGTTTATAGCTGTGAGAAGTTTATGAATGAAGCCAACTCAAGTGCAGTCAAAGTTCTTGAATGGCAAAACGGTGTTGTTAACACACCAAACGGATGGTCCTATCATGCCAAGGGACTATGGGTCACACCGCCAGGAGAAGATACACCTGCCATGACAGTTATTGGAAGCTCTAACTACACCAGACGTGCATATTCTCATGACTTGGAATGCAACGCCTTGATTATCACTAAGGATGACACCCTGAGACAACAAATGAAAGACGAAGTTGATAATCTGAAGAAACACACCTCAGAGTTGACTATGGATGATTTTAAGGAGCGTAGAAGAGTCAGTCCTTTTACTAAAGTCGTTGCTAATATTGTCAGCCCATTACTTTAA
- a CDS encoding uncharacterized protein (PKUD0B07100; similar to Saccharomyces cerevisiae YDL036C (PUS9) and YOL066C (RIB2); ancestral locus Anc_3.154), with product MHFWRRYCHTMTKKRGAVPLVDANGFKVRRVDSPKCETDSKDEEQVIEYQIDGPLRRVCPYFYTYKTFCKLRWRDRTLLDIFANEFRLYPESYYLKALETGAVLVNGEKSTKDTIVKNGDLITHRIHRHEPPVSGKPIKIVYQDDEIVVIDKPSGIPVHPTGRYRYNSITAILEAEHGLKVHPCNRLDRLTSGLMFLGKTAKAAEKMVDQIKNREVSKEYIAKVVGEFPIEELVVDKPLCTYDPRVSLNIIDEEKGKEAKTTFKRISYDGEHSIVLCKPHTGRTHQIRVHLQYLGHPIINDPIYSSPSVWGRNLGKNCEFDIESVVAKLESVGKTTQTSSYLRESTKSGEIWNGKECTTCTQKLYSDPDAADLELYLHAYKYSSADWSYETSFPDWAQEHPKKYMQLAIEEADKCEPSTTAFSVGAVLVNGGKVLETGYSRELPGNTHAEQCAMEKYLQKQKSLPRGTELYTTMEPCSLRLSGNKPCLDRIIDQHGAISTVYVGIMEPSTFVAKNVSKEKLDNAGINYIKVDGFEDEATRIATKGH from the coding sequence ATGCACTTTTGGAGACGATACTGCCACAcaatgacaaaaaaaagaggtgCAGTGCCACTCGTTGATGCGAATGGATTTAAGGTTCGTCGTGTGGATTCTCCCAAGTGTGAAACCGACTCTAAAGATGAAGAACAAGTCATCGAGTATCAGATCGATGGACCGTTAAGAAGAGTGTGTCCCTACTTTTATACTTACAAGACTTTCTGTAAGCTACGTTGGAGAGACAGGACATTGTTGGACATTTTTGCGAATGAATTCCGGTTATATCCAGAGTCATATTACTTGAAAGCTCTAGAGACAGGAGCAGTTTTGGTGAATGGTGAGAAGAGTACCAAAGACACCATAGTGAAAAACGGTGATCTCATTACTCATAGAATCCATAGACATGAACCACCAGTTAGTGGGAAACCAATAAAAATTGTCTATCaggatgatgaaattgttgtCATTGATAAACCAAGCGGAATACCTGTCCACCCAACAGGAAGGTACAGATACAATTCGATAACTGCAATTTTAGAAGCAGAGCATGGCCTCAAGGTCCATCCATGCAACAGACTAGACAGGTTAACCAGTGGCTTGATGTTCCTGGGAAAAACCGCTAAAGCAGCGGAGAAAATGGTTgaccaaataaaaaatagAGAGGTCAGTAAGGAATATATAGCTAAAGTGGTTGGTGAATTCCCCATTGAAGAACTTGTGGTTGATAAGCCACTGTGCACCTATGATCCAAGGGTTTCGTTAAACATTatagatgaagaaaaaggcaaagaagCTAAGACTactttcaaaagaatcaGCTACGATGGTGAGCATTCTATTGTGTTATGTAAACCACATACTGGTAGGACGCACCAAATAAGAGTTCACTTGCAATACCTGGGGCATCCTATCATAAATGATCCCATATATTCTTCACCTAGCGTCTGGGGGCGTAATCTGGGCAAAAACTGTGagtttgatattgaatCTGTTGTTGCCAAACTGGAAAGTGTTGGTAAAACCACCCAAACTTCAAGTTATCTGAGAGAGAGTACCAAGAGTGGTGAAATATGGAATGGGAAAGAATGTACCACGTGTACACAGAAACTATACAGCGATCCAGATGCTGCTGATTTGGAGTTGTACCTCCATGCATATAAATATTCGAGTGCAGATTGGTCGTATGAAACATCGTTCCCCGATTGGGCACAAGAGCATCCTAAGAAGTATATGCAGTTAGCAATAGAAGAAGCAGACAAATGTGAACCTTCCACCACAGCATTTTCTGTTGGTGCAGTACTGGTAAATGGCGGTAAAGTGCTAGAAACGGGATACTCGAGAGAACTACCAGGAAATACTCATGCAGAGCAATGTGCAATGGAGAAATACTTGCAGAAGCAAAAATCCTTGCCTAGAGGCACCGAGCTTTATACGACAATGGAACCATGTTCCTTGCGGCTAAGCGGGAATAAGCCGTGTTTAGATAGAATCATTGACCAGCATGGTGCCATTTCCACTGTTTATGTAGGCATTATGGAACCCTCCACTTTTGTTGCCAAGAACGTAAGCAAGGAGAAGCTAGACAATGCTGGTATCAACTACATCAAAGTCGACGGGTTTGAGGATGAGGCTACTAGAATTGCTACAAAAGGACATTAA